Proteins from one Deltaproteobacteria bacterium genomic window:
- the pstA gene encoding phosphate ABC transporter permease PstA translates to MNAHYIKRMLANYGALTLSALSAVFGIFFLFWILKDVFVLGFSAINVDFFTQLPAPAGMEGGGLANAIAGTFLITVLATIIGVPAGIMAGTYLSEYGRKSRMASVVRFISDILVSAPSIVIGVFIYALLVKPFGGFSAIAGAAALAIIMLPVVIRTAEEMLKLVPDATREAALALGAPHWKVTVQVVYRGAVRGIVTGVMLAVARVSGETAPLLFTSFNNSFWNFSLTEPTATLTVTIFNYAMGPYEDWHQKAWAAALLITAIVLLVNMISRIIVRGKAG, encoded by the coding sequence ATGAACGCGCATTATATAAAAAGGATGCTCGCCAATTACGGGGCGCTTACGCTTTCGGCCCTCTCGGCCGTCTTCGGAATATTCTTTCTCTTCTGGATATTGAAGGACGTGTTCGTCCTGGGCTTTAGCGCCATAAATGTAGATTTCTTCACCCAGCTCCCTGCTCCGGCGGGAATGGAAGGTGGAGGGCTAGCGAACGCCATTGCCGGGACCTTCCTCATAACCGTGCTCGCCACCATCATCGGCGTACCGGCAGGCATAATGGCAGGCACGTACCTTTCCGAATACGGCCGTAAGAGCAGGATGGCATCTGTCGTGCGGTTCATATCCGACATCCTCGTAAGCGCGCCGTCGATAGTCATAGGCGTCTTCATCTACGCCCTGCTAGTCAAGCCCTTCGGCGGCTTCTCGGCTATCGCAGGTGCGGCGGCCCTCGCCATAATCATGCTCCCGGTTGTCATAAGGACCGCCGAGGAGATGCTTAAGCTCGTTCCGGACGCGACGAGGGAGGCGGCACTTGCCCTCGGCGCGCCGCACTGGAAGGTCACTGTGCAGGTCGTCTACAGGGGGGCCGTCCGCGGCATAGTGACTGGCGTTATGCTGGCTGTCGCCCGGGTCTCGGGCGAGACAGCGCCGCTCCTATTCACCTCCTTCAATAACTCCTTCTGGAACTTCAGCCTCACGGAGCCCACGGCCACGCTCACGGTCACGATTTTCAACTACGCCATGGGCCCCTACGAGGACTGGCACCAGAAGGCGTGGGCCGCGGCCCTTCTTATAACGGCTATTGTGTTGCTTGTGAACATGATTTCAAGGATAATAGTGAGAGGCAAGGCTGGATAA
- the pstC gene encoding phosphate ABC transporter permease subunit PstC, translating into MPLRDIPEKLASDNGPVAAARRYAAARAGDAVFKGAAWFFAASVIALMILIFVILLKESWLSIKTFGVGFLTSSTWDPVSLQFGALPSIYGTLVSSAIAIIIALPISIGIAIFLTEMAPKRVSGPVGSAIELLASIPSIIYGMWGLFVFAPILSEHVEPFLIDRLGFIPLFSGAPLGIGMLPAGFILAIMIIPFISSVTRDIFRMVPPMLKESGYGVGATKWEVIRKIVIPYTRSGIIGAVILGLGRALGETMAVTFLIGNAQNISLSLLDPATSISATLANEFTEAFEDLYLSSLVELGLILFLITFVVLAIAKLLIARFSYQGGKF; encoded by the coding sequence ATGCCGTTAAGAGATATCCCCGAGAAACTGGCTTCGGACAATGGCCCTGTAGCCGCAGCCCGCAGGTACGCCGCAGCCAGGGCAGGGGACGCGGTATTCAAGGGCGCGGCCTGGTTCTTCGCCGCCTCGGTCATCGCCCTGATGATCCTCATATTCGTCATCCTACTTAAAGAGTCCTGGCTATCGATAAAGACCTTCGGCGTCGGTTTCCTTACAAGCTCCACATGGGACCCGGTAAGCCTCCAATTCGGGGCGCTACCGTCCATTTACGGCACGCTGGTCTCGTCCGCGATAGCGATAATAATAGCGCTCCCCATAAGCATCGGAATAGCTATATTCCTCACGGAGATGGCCCCGAAGCGCGTAAGCGGGCCGGTTGGGTCGGCAATCGAGCTCCTGGCCTCGATACCGAGCATCATCTACGGCATGTGGGGGCTTTTCGTATTCGCCCCCATACTTTCCGAGCATGTCGAGCCGTTCCTGATCGACCGGCTGGGCTTCATCCCGCTATTTTCAGGCGCGCCGCTCGGCATAGGCATGCTTCCTGCGGGCTTCATACTCGCCATAATGATAATCCCCTTCATATCTTCGGTCACGAGGGACATCTTCCGCATGGTCCCGCCCATGCTGAAGGAATCCGGCTACGGCGTCGGCGCCACGAAGTGGGAGGTGATCCGGAAGATAGTGATACCGTACACAAGGTCCGGGATAATAGGGGCCGTGATACTGGGTCTCGGCAGGGCGCTCGGGGAGACGATGGCCGTGACCTTCCTCATCGGTAACGCCCAGAACATAAGCCTCTCGCTCCTTGACCCGGCAACTTCCATTTCGGCAACGCTCGCGAACGAGTTCACCGAGGCCTTCGAGGACCTTTATCTATCGAGCCTCGTGGAGCTCGGCCTCATCCTCTTCCTCATAACGTTCGTGGTGCTCGCAATTGCGAAGCTCCTCATCGCAAGGTTCTCGTACCAGGGCGGGAAATTTTAG